A section of the Falco peregrinus isolate bFalPer1 chromosome 3, bFalPer1.pri, whole genome shotgun sequence genome encodes:
- the RBIS gene encoding ribosomal biogenesis factor codes for MGKSRPRAGKAGSVFRIARSGAAKAKAKGKARPVTSGLKQLNIRNAEKVSTINKAFAEVQKEIQQLSKGTAAEPQKNDQVSANLEEEPANVDAATNLLSQL; via the exons ATGGGGAAGAGCCGGCCGCGCGCGGGGAAGGCGGGCAGTGTTTTCCGCATCGCTCGCAGCGGCGCcgccaaggccaaggccaagggCAAGGCGCGGCCCGTCACCTCCGGGCTGAAGCAG ctAAACATTAGAAATGCTGAGAAAGTTAGCacaataaataaagcatttgctgaagttcagaaagaaatacagcaacTATCAAAAGGCACTGCAGCAGAACCTCAGAAGAATGATCAG gtttccGCAAACCTGGAAGAGGAACCGGCAAACGTGGATGCTGCCACAAACCTATTATCTCAGTTGTAA
- the E2F5 gene encoding transcription factor E2F5 produces MAAAAEAAGGGGGSSRHEKSLGLLTTKFVSLLQEAKDGVLDLKAAADTLAVRQKRRIYDITNVLEGIDLIEKKSKNSIQWKGVGAGCNTKEVIDRLRYLEAEIEDLELKEKELDQQKLWLQQSIKNVMDDSTNYQFSYVTHEDICNCFNGDTLLAIQAPCGTQLEVPIPEMGQNGQKKYQIHLKSSSGPIHVLLINKESSSSKPMVFPVPPPDDLAQPPSQPAAPVTPLKPAAAPQNPPEHDPNQGQELPQTSVADTPSDGSVQQDSATPAAPYSSLPESVLYPSLSGDVAQATASSSDYQTLLPLDVNCILKPNSFDIAKMEEPAGNISGDIIDELMSSDVFPLLRLSPTPGDDYNFNLDDNEGVCDLFDVQILNY; encoded by the exons aTGGCCGCGGCGGCcgaggcggcgggcggcggcggcggcagcagccgcCACGAGAAGAGCCTGGGGCTGCTGACCACCAAGTTCGTGtcgctgctgcaggaggccaaGGACGGCGTGCTGGACCTCAAAGCG GCTGCTGATACACTTGCTGTGAGGCAGAAGAGGAGGATTTATGATATCACCAATGTTTTGGAGGGGATTGATCTCATTGAGAAGAAGTCAAAAAACAGCATTCAGTGGAA AGGAGTAGGTGCTGGCTGCAATACAAAAGAAGTCATAGACAGGCTGAGGTATCTGGAAGCTGAAATTGAAGATCTagagctaaaagaaaaagaattggaTCAGCAGAAACTGTGGCTTCAGCAAAGTATCAAGAATGTTATGGATGATTCTACAAACTACCAAt tttcatatgtCACCCATGAAGATATCTGCAACTGCTTCAATG GAGACACACTTCTAGCAATTCAAGCACCTTGTGGCACACAGTTAGAAGTACCTATACCCGAAATG GGACAGAATGGACAGAAGAAATACCAGATCCATCTTAAAAGTAGTTCAGGACCTATCCATGTGCTGCTTATAAATAAAGAATCGAGCTCCTCCAAGCCCATGGTGTTTCCAGTTCCTCCGCCCGATGACCTTGCACAGCCCCCATCTCAACCTGCAGCTCCAGTTACTCCCCTTaaacctgctgcagctcctcaaaATCCACCAGAACATGATCCCAACCAAGGACAAGAGTTACCGCAAACATCAGTTGCAGACACACCATCAG ACGGCAGCGTGCAGCAGGACAGTGCAACCCCGGCAGCTCCTTACTCCAGCCTTCCAGAGTCGGTGTTGTACCCCAGCCTCTCCGGAGATGTCGCCCAAGCTACAGCTAGTTCAAGTGACTACCAAACCTTGCTGCCCCTGGATGTTAACTGCATTCTCAAGCCAAACTCATTCGACATAGCAAAGATGGAAGAACCCGCAG GAAATATCAGTGGGGATATTATCGATGAACTCATGTCTTCTGATG tttttcctctcttacGACTCTCTCCTACTCCCGGAGATGACTACAACTTTAACCTGGATGATAATGAAGGAGTCTGTGATCTCTTTGATGTGCAGATACTAAATTATTAG